A portion of the Micromonospora vinacea genome contains these proteins:
- the deoD gene encoding purine-nucleoside phosphorylase, whose protein sequence is MSTHIGAKPGEIAERVLMPGDPLRAKWIAETYLEGATCYSTVRGMLGFTGRWNGVEVSVQGSGMGMPSASIYAHELINEYGVKTLIRVGSCGALSTDLQLRDVVAAIGSSTDSNMNRMRFDGLIDYAPVADFGLLRTSVEVAERRGISMHVGPILAADAFYTDRPDLYDTLADYGVLAVEMESAALYTIAARFKARALTVLTVSDHIKTGEKTTSEEREQTFSQMVEIALDTIIA, encoded by the coding sequence ATGAGTACGCACATCGGCGCGAAGCCGGGCGAGATCGCCGAGCGGGTCCTGATGCCGGGTGACCCCCTGCGGGCCAAGTGGATCGCGGAGACCTACCTCGAGGGCGCCACCTGCTACTCGACGGTTCGGGGCATGCTGGGCTTCACCGGCCGCTGGAACGGCGTCGAGGTTTCCGTCCAGGGCTCCGGCATGGGCATGCCGTCGGCCTCCATCTACGCCCACGAGTTGATCAACGAGTACGGCGTGAAGACGCTGATCCGGGTCGGCTCCTGTGGTGCCCTCAGCACCGACCTGCAACTGCGGGACGTGGTGGCCGCTATCGGGTCGTCCACCGACTCGAACATGAACCGGATGCGCTTCGACGGGCTGATCGACTACGCCCCGGTGGCCGACTTCGGGCTGCTGCGGACGTCGGTCGAGGTGGCCGAGCGGCGCGGCATCAGCATGCACGTCGGGCCGATCCTGGCGGCGGACGCCTTCTACACCGATCGACCGGACCTGTACGACACCCTCGCCGACTACGGCGTGCTGGCTGTGGAGATGGAGTCGGCGGCGCTGTACACGATCGCCGCCCGGTTCAAGGCCCGCGCGTTGACCGTGTTGACAGTCAGCGACCACATCAAGACCGGTGAGAAGACCACCTCGGAGGAGCGCGAGCAGACCTTCAGCCAGATGGTCGAGATCGCCCTCGACACGATCATCGCCTGA
- a CDS encoding carboxylesterase/lipase family protein — MTSISYPRWAVAMGAVVLAGSAVAVGPAAADDDRRSAAVVRTDQGAVRGTVAADHRTFQGIPYASPPLGALRWAPPQPGPRWTGVRDATRSGAACAQLQGLPMDTASESEDCLYLNVTTPRASARTPRPVMVWLHGGDFRFGSGDGYGGQRLAVGGDVIVVTVNYRLGALGFLAHPALAGRDGVTGNFGLQDQQAALRWVRRNAPAFGGDPGNVTVFGQSAGATSVCAHLAAPGSAGLFHRAIMQSNSCANPVQTRAEAIVAAEEFARRIGCTDPAVVATCLRGRTPARMIETVGYPGAGVDLGPVVDGHTLPVDPAEALTTGRLHRVPVLTGMNRDESRLVVWGMERLGFNCPEPPKPNQEPESCPLTDEQYRDQVRDMFGDHADKVLARYPRDPAQPASVTLSAVLTDHDYAEPVYSAALAFARRVPTFGYEFADEDAPFFTEGPEPTFDTGAYHCAELPYLFTVDYAEALTPTQRRLSDEMVRTWSDFARTGRAGWPRLRPDAPYVRVFAGDGGSGGTDFTAAHSYDFWLSLRR; from the coding sequence ATGACCAGCATCTCGTACCCCCGATGGGCCGTCGCGATGGGCGCTGTCGTCCTGGCCGGCTCGGCGGTGGCCGTCGGACCGGCCGCGGCCGACGACGACCGCCGGAGCGCGGCCGTCGTCCGGACCGACCAGGGCGCGGTGCGGGGAACCGTCGCGGCCGACCACCGCACGTTCCAGGGCATCCCGTACGCGAGCCCACCGCTGGGCGCGCTGCGCTGGGCCCCGCCGCAGCCCGGCCCAAGGTGGACCGGAGTACGCGACGCAACCCGGTCCGGTGCTGCCTGCGCGCAACTGCAAGGGCTGCCGATGGACACAGCGTCGGAGTCCGAGGACTGCCTCTACCTGAATGTCACCACCCCGCGCGCCTCCGCACGAACACCTCGACCAGTGATGGTCTGGTTGCACGGCGGGGACTTCCGGTTCGGCAGCGGTGACGGGTACGGCGGACAGCGGCTGGCGGTCGGTGGCGACGTCATCGTCGTCACTGTGAACTACCGGCTCGGCGCGCTCGGCTTCCTGGCGCATCCGGCACTGGCCGGCCGGGACGGCGTCACCGGCAACTTCGGGTTGCAGGACCAGCAGGCCGCGCTGCGCTGGGTACGACGCAACGCCCCGGCCTTCGGTGGTGACCCGGGCAACGTCACAGTGTTTGGCCAGTCCGCCGGAGCGACGAGCGTCTGCGCGCACCTCGCCGCGCCGGGCTCCGCTGGCCTGTTCCACCGCGCGATCATGCAGAGCAACTCGTGCGCCAACCCGGTCCAGACCCGGGCCGAGGCGATCGTGGCGGCCGAGGAGTTCGCTCGGAGGATCGGCTGCACCGACCCGGCCGTGGTCGCCACCTGCCTGCGCGGACGTACTCCCGCCCGGATGATCGAGACGGTCGGCTACCCCGGCGCGGGTGTCGACCTCGGCCCGGTCGTCGACGGCCACACGTTGCCGGTGGACCCGGCCGAGGCGCTGACCACCGGGAGGCTGCATCGGGTGCCGGTGTTGACCGGGATGAACCGGGACGAGTCCCGGCTCGTGGTGTGGGGGATGGAACGGCTCGGGTTCAACTGCCCGGAGCCGCCGAAGCCGAACCAGGAGCCGGAGTCGTGCCCGCTCACCGATGAGCAGTACCGCGACCAGGTGCGCGACATGTTCGGTGACCACGCGGACAAGGTGCTGGCCCGCTACCCGCGCGACCCCGCACAACCCGCCAGCGTGACGTTGAGTGCCGTGCTGACCGATCACGACTACGCCGAGCCGGTCTACTCCGCCGCGCTGGCGTTCGCGCGGCGGGTGCCGACCTTCGGGTACGAGTTCGCCGACGAGGACGCGCCGTTCTTCACCGAGGGGCCCGAGCCGACGTTCGACACCGGCGCGTACCACTGCGCGGAGCTGCCGTACCTGTTCACTGTCGACTACGCCGAGGCGCTCACGCCAACCCAGCGGCGGCTCTCCGACGAGATGGTCCGCACCTGGAGCGACTTCGCCCGGACGGGTCGGGCGGGTTGGCCCCGACTGCGCCCGGACGCCCCGTACGTTCGGGTGTTCGCCGGTGACGGCGGATCGGGCGGAACGGACTTCACGGCGGCCCACTCGTACGACTTCTGGCTGTCGCTCCGCCGCTGA
- a CDS encoding TetR/AcrR family transcriptional regulator C-terminal domain-containing protein: MAEIGETTPPYLRIVGELRRRIMAGELGPGDRVPSTRQIVREWGVAMATASRALTALRQESLVRAVPGVGMVVTGAEPTTPGRGAASGGRRLPAQGLTRDQVVRTAMKIADAEGLPALSMRRIATELDVPTMSLYRQVRGKEQLLVLMADAAFAAHRLPRTFPPGWRAQLELLSRLQWSIYRRHPWLAQVISLTRPLMAPHAVAHTECALRALARHGLDQHTQLHLVAALANHVRGTAINLEQGAEAEQDTGLTDDEWMEAQADVFGGLLAAGEFPHLARLSRTAIDLNVESLFEFGLQRLLDGVAALLERVTTRTG; encoded by the coding sequence GTGGCGGAGATCGGCGAGACCACTCCCCCTTATCTGCGCATCGTCGGGGAGTTGCGCCGGCGCATCATGGCGGGCGAGTTGGGCCCCGGCGACCGGGTGCCGTCCACCCGGCAGATCGTCCGGGAGTGGGGCGTCGCCATGGCGACCGCCAGTCGCGCGCTCACCGCCCTGCGGCAGGAGAGCCTGGTGCGGGCAGTGCCCGGTGTGGGCATGGTGGTGACCGGCGCGGAGCCGACCACGCCGGGTCGGGGCGCAGCGTCCGGCGGTCGACGCCTGCCGGCTCAGGGGCTGACCCGCGACCAGGTGGTGCGGACCGCCATGAAGATCGCCGACGCCGAGGGGTTACCGGCGCTGAGCATGCGGCGCATCGCGACGGAGTTGGACGTCCCCACCATGTCGCTGTACCGGCAGGTTCGGGGCAAGGAGCAGCTTCTCGTGCTGATGGCGGACGCGGCGTTCGCCGCGCACCGGTTGCCGCGCACGTTCCCGCCCGGGTGGCGAGCCCAACTGGAGTTGCTCAGCCGGCTCCAGTGGTCGATCTACCGGCGGCATCCCTGGCTGGCCCAGGTCATCTCGCTGACCCGCCCCCTGATGGCACCGCACGCCGTCGCGCACACCGAGTGCGCGCTGCGGGCCCTCGCGCGACACGGCCTGGACCAGCACACCCAACTCCACCTGGTGGCCGCACTGGCCAACCATGTGCGAGGCACCGCCATCAATCTGGAGCAGGGGGCCGAGGCGGAGCAGGACACCGGCCTGACCGACGACGAGTGGATGGAGGCCCAGGCCGACGTGTTCGGTGGGTTGCTCGCGGCGGGCGAGTTTCCGCATCTGGCCCGGCTCAGCCGGACGGCGATCGACCTCAACGTCGAGAGCCTCTTCGAGTTCGGCCTGCAACGGCTACTCGACGGGGTGGCGGCGCTGCTCGAACGGGTGACCACTCGGACCGGGTGA